Proteins from one Embleya scabrispora genomic window:
- a CDS encoding ribose-5-phosphate isomerase, with amino-acid sequence MRVYLGSDHAGYDLKQHLIAWLDANGHEAVDCGPAVQADSYDYPVYCLRAGERVAADPGSLGVVLGGSGNGEAIAANKVKGVRCALVWSEETASLAREHNNANVISMGARMHTPDDATRFLEVFVNTPYSEAERHTRRISMLTKYENTGELPALP; translated from the coding sequence ATGCGCGTTTACCTCGGCTCCGACCATGCCGGCTACGACCTCAAGCAGCACCTCATCGCGTGGCTCGACGCCAACGGCCACGAGGCCGTCGACTGCGGCCCGGCCGTCCAGGCCGACTCCTACGACTACCCCGTGTACTGTCTGCGCGCCGGCGAGCGCGTCGCGGCCGACCCCGGCAGCCTGGGCGTGGTCCTCGGCGGCTCCGGCAACGGCGAGGCGATCGCGGCGAACAAGGTCAAGGGGGTGCGCTGCGCCCTGGTGTGGAGCGAGGAGACCGCGTCGCTGGCGCGCGAGCACAACAACGCGAACGTGATCTCGATGGGCGCGCGCATGCACACCCCGGACGACGCGACCAGGTTCCTCGAGGTCTTCGTGAACACCCCGTACAGCGAGGCCGAGCGGCACACCCGCCGGATCTCCATGCTGACCAAGTACGAGAACACCGGCGAGCTGCCGGCCCTGCCGTAG
- a CDS encoding disulfide bond formation protein DsbA, which yields MTTKDNGSPRDVAHFWFDPLCPWAWMTSRWMLEVEKIRPVDVRWHVMSLSVLNSGREDIPEAYKEMLERGWGPVRVCIAAEQRFGNEVLLPLYTALGTRRHPGGEEFSREMIEAALTEAGLPTDLADAADSTEYDEALIKSHHDGMDRVGMDVGTPVISVNGVSFFGPVVTPAPKGEDAGRLWDGVVLVAGTPGFFEIKRSRDQGPIFD from the coding sequence GTGACCACCAAGGACAACGGCTCCCCCCGCGACGTCGCGCACTTCTGGTTCGACCCGCTGTGTCCGTGGGCGTGGATGACGTCGCGCTGGATGCTCGAGGTGGAGAAGATCCGCCCCGTGGACGTGCGGTGGCACGTGATGAGCCTGTCGGTGCTCAACAGCGGTCGGGAGGACATACCCGAGGCGTACAAGGAGATGCTGGAGCGCGGCTGGGGGCCGGTGCGGGTGTGCATCGCCGCCGAGCAGCGGTTCGGCAACGAGGTACTGCTGCCGCTGTACACGGCGCTCGGCACCCGTCGGCACCCGGGCGGCGAGGAGTTCTCGCGCGAGATGATCGAGGCGGCGCTGACCGAGGCCGGGCTGCCCACCGATCTCGCCGACGCGGCCGACTCGACCGAGTACGACGAGGCGCTGATCAAGTCGCACCACGACGGCATGGACCGGGTGGGCATGGACGTCGGCACCCCGGTGATCAGCGTCAACGGCGTTTCCTTCTTCGGCCCGGTGGTGACCCCGGCGCCCAAGGGCGAGGACGCGGGCCGGCTGTGGGACGGTGTGGTGCTGGTCGCGGGCACCCCCGGATTCTTCGAGATCAAGCGCTCCCGGGACCAGGGGCCGATCTTCGACTGA
- a CDS encoding energy-coupling factor ABC transporter substrate-binding protein: MKRSTKINLLIVLAVVLLAALPVVFGMGDHKDEPFAGADTQAETAITENDPDYEPWFSPLYEPPSGEIESGLFALQAALGAGVVGYMFGVKRTRRKLAPEASDTPDEPGPGPDPAAAAEGPVSVPGR, from the coding sequence GTGAAGCGCTCGACGAAGATCAACCTGCTGATCGTGCTGGCCGTGGTGCTGCTCGCGGCGCTGCCCGTGGTGTTCGGCATGGGCGACCACAAGGACGAGCCGTTCGCGGGCGCCGACACCCAGGCCGAGACCGCGATCACCGAGAACGACCCGGACTACGAGCCGTGGTTCAGCCCGCTGTACGAACCGCCGTCCGGCGAGATCGAGTCCGGCCTGTTCGCGCTCCAGGCGGCGCTCGGCGCGGGTGTGGTCGGGTACATGTTCGGCGTCAAGCGCACCCGCCGAAAGCTCGCGCCCGAGGCGAGCGACACCCCCGACGAGCCGGGCCCGGGCCCTGATCCGGCGGCTGCCGCGGAGGGCCCGGTATCGGTCCCGGGTCGCTGA
- a CDS encoding PP2C family protein-serine/threonine phosphatase, producing the protein MNRASRTGRRAAAVRRGRRIVAWLRHRVFPSDGFALAGLLVAVTACGLLSDLNADWFPATAPVLPILVGGLVLRMPSLLLLYAATAGVLVAQDRVHDPDEVTVGTVLVVAAVAGIVLLMARMRTRLGVQWTRGESMLFDLRDRLRAQGEMPVLPPQWHTEVVLRPAGGQSFSGDFLVAARSSTGGRMLEVVLVDVSGKGLAAGTRALMLSGAFGGLLGSLPPHGFLPAANDYLLRQEWAEGFATAVHVVLDLESGEYELLSAGHPPGVHWIAETGRWRVVEAAGPLLGVLDDATFEGVRGRLDHGDALLLFTDGMVELPGEDIATGIDRFLGEAERLVRDDFHDAARRIVAAAGRNVGDDRAVVLLRRR; encoded by the coding sequence ATGAACCGGGCAAGCCGGACGGGCCGGCGGGCGGCGGCGGTGCGCCGGGGCCGGCGGATCGTGGCCTGGTTGCGGCATCGGGTGTTCCCCTCCGACGGCTTCGCGCTGGCCGGTCTGCTGGTCGCGGTCACCGCGTGCGGGCTGCTCTCCGACCTGAACGCCGACTGGTTTCCGGCGACCGCACCGGTCCTGCCGATCCTGGTCGGCGGTCTGGTGCTGCGCATGCCCAGCCTGCTGCTGCTCTACGCGGCGACCGCCGGGGTGCTGGTCGCGCAGGACCGGGTGCACGACCCCGACGAGGTCACCGTCGGCACCGTCCTGGTGGTCGCGGCGGTCGCCGGCATCGTGTTGTTGATGGCCCGGATGCGGACCCGGCTGGGCGTGCAGTGGACGCGCGGCGAGTCGATGTTGTTCGACCTGCGCGACCGGTTGCGGGCGCAGGGGGAGATGCCGGTGTTGCCGCCGCAGTGGCACACCGAGGTGGTGCTGCGGCCGGCCGGCGGGCAGTCGTTCTCCGGCGACTTCCTGGTCGCCGCCCGCAGTTCGACCGGTGGGCGGATGCTCGAAGTGGTGCTCGTCGACGTCTCCGGCAAGGGGCTGGCCGCGGGGACGCGGGCGCTGATGCTCTCCGGCGCGTTCGGCGGGTTGCTCGGATCGCTGCCGCCGCACGGATTCCTGCCGGCCGCCAACGACTACCTGCTCCGCCAGGAGTGGGCCGAGGGCTTCGCGACGGCGGTGCACGTGGTGCTCGACCTGGAGTCGGGCGAGTACGAGTTGTTGTCGGCGGGCCACCCGCCGGGTGTGCACTGGATCGCCGAGACCGGCCGCTGGCGGGTGGTCGAGGCGGCCGGCCCGCTCCTGGGCGTGCTCGACGACGCCACGTTCGAGGGGGTGCGCGGGCGACTGGACCACGGCGACGCGCTGCTGCTGTTCACCGACGGCATGGTGGAACTGCCCGGCGAGGACATCGCCACCGGCATCGACCGGTTCCTCGGCGAGGCGGAGCGGCTGGTCCGGGACGACTTCCACGACGCGGCGCGGCGGATCGTGGCGGCGGCCGGGCGCAACGTGGGCGACGACCGCGCGGTGGTGCTGCTGCGCCGACGCTGA
- the cbiQ gene encoding cobalt ECF transporter T component CbiQ yields the protein MLPIDAAAHASAWRRRHPADKAVLSLGLLGCAVALPPWPGAVLVAVTVLVIALGFARVPARRLWRAARAPLGFAVTGALTLLVSIRADGVGWAPDGPRHAGELVARSGAAGLAMLLFAFTTPLSDVLPRLTRVGVPAAVVDVAAVMYRMLFLLYDTTARINQAQAGRLGHRTRRARWRSVAGLGSAVFVHAFARARRLEEGLAGRGYDGRLRVLVDEVPVSRGFVARSVFLVAAVVVATLLLGSVMP from the coding sequence GTGCTGCCGATCGACGCGGCGGCGCATGCCAGTGCCTGGCGCCGCCGCCATCCGGCCGACAAGGCCGTGCTCTCCCTCGGGCTGCTCGGGTGCGCGGTGGCGCTGCCGCCGTGGCCCGGCGCGGTGCTGGTCGCGGTCACCGTGCTGGTGATCGCGCTGGGCTTCGCCCGGGTGCCCGCCCGGCGGTTGTGGCGGGCGGCCCGCGCGCCGCTGGGCTTCGCGGTGACCGGTGCGCTGACGCTGCTCGTGTCCATCCGCGCGGACGGTGTCGGCTGGGCGCCGGACGGGCCGCGCCACGCGGGCGAGTTGGTGGCCCGCTCCGGTGCGGCCGGGTTGGCGATGTTGTTGTTCGCGTTCACCACGCCGCTGTCGGACGTGCTGCCCCGGCTGACCCGGGTGGGTGTGCCGGCGGCCGTGGTGGACGTGGCGGCGGTGATGTACCGGATGTTGTTCCTGCTCTACGACACCACCGCCCGGATCAACCAGGCCCAGGCCGGGCGGCTCGGGCATCGCACCCGGCGGGCCCGGTGGCGTTCGGTGGCGGGGCTGGGGTCGGCGGTGTTCGTGCACGCGTTCGCGCGGGCCCGGCGGCTGGAGGAAGGGCTGGCCGGGCGCGGCTACGACGGGCGGTTGCGGGTGCTCGTGGACGAGGTGCCCGTCTCGCGCGGCTTCGTCGCCCGGTCCGTGTTCCTCGTGGCGGCGGTCGTCGTCGCCACTCTTCTCCTGGGATCGGTGATGCCGTGA
- a CDS encoding energy-coupling factor ABC transporter ATP-binding protein, protein MIPLRVREVGYAYEDGPPVLTGLSLAVPAGRALALLGPNGSGKTTLLRLLTGGLVPGSGRVELHGTPIRHDRKGLAELRRVVQLVVQDPDDQLFSASVAQDVSFGPLNLGLAPDEVRSRVAEALAALGIAELAERPVHLLSFGQRKRVAIAGAVAMRPQVLVLDEPTAGLDPAGQEALLDTLAELRAAGTTVVMATHDVDLALRWADDAAVLADGRLHTGPAAELLADTTLLAAASLRPTWAHAVAAVLIAHGVAPPGTLPRTPAELTALALPAQPRTH, encoded by the coding sequence GTGATTCCGCTGCGGGTACGAGAGGTCGGCTACGCCTACGAGGACGGGCCGCCGGTACTGACCGGGTTGTCCCTGGCCGTCCCGGCGGGCCGGGCACTGGCCCTGCTCGGGCCGAACGGCAGCGGCAAGACCACACTGCTGCGGCTGTTGACCGGCGGCCTGGTGCCGGGTTCGGGTCGGGTGGAGCTGCACGGCACGCCGATCCGGCACGACCGCAAGGGACTCGCCGAACTGCGCCGGGTGGTGCAACTGGTCGTGCAGGATCCCGACGACCAGCTGTTCTCCGCGTCGGTGGCCCAGGACGTCTCGTTCGGGCCGCTCAACCTCGGGCTCGCGCCGGACGAGGTGCGCTCGCGGGTGGCCGAGGCGTTGGCCGCGCTCGGCATCGCCGAGCTGGCCGAGCGGCCGGTGCACCTGCTGTCCTTCGGGCAGCGCAAGCGGGTCGCGATCGCCGGCGCGGTCGCCATGCGGCCGCAGGTGCTGGTCCTGGACGAGCCGACGGCGGGCCTGGATCCGGCCGGTCAGGAGGCGCTGCTCGACACGCTCGCCGAGCTGCGTGCGGCCGGGACCACGGTGGTGATGGCCACCCACGACGTGGACCTGGCGCTGCGCTGGGCCGACGACGCGGCCGTGCTCGCCGACGGGCGGCTGCATACCGGGCCGGCCGCGGAGCTGCTCGCGGACACCACGCTGCTGGCCGCCGCGAGCCTGCGGCCGACCTGGGCGCACGCGGTGGCCGCGGTACTGATCGCGCACGGGGTGGCCCCGCCCGGCACGCTGCCCCGGACTCCGGCCGAACTGACCGCCCTGGCGTTGCCCGCGCAGCCGCGTACGCACTGA
- the pepN gene encoding aminopeptidase N has product MPGRNLTREEARERARILSVEDYDVRLDVSTDSTETFHSETVLRFGCREAGAATFVDLLAPEVHEVVLNGRVLDPAEVFDGTRVLLTDLVEGANELRVLASCAYSRTGEGLHRFVDPVDDRVYLYTQYEPADSRRVFANFEQPDLKASFRFSITAPADWRVVSNSTTPTPEPVRDGVARWDFAPTPRISTYLTAIVAGPYHAVFDSYTSEAGLVVPLGGFCRASLAESFDHEEIFAVTKQGLDLFHDRFGFPYPFGKYDQLFVPEYNLGAMENPGAVTFTEEYVFRSKVTDSAYEGRANVLLHEMAHMWFGDLVTPRWWDDLWLKESFADFMGSYAQGAATRWTDAWTSFAARRKDWAYRQDQLPTTHPIVAVINDLEDAKLNFDGITYAKGASVLKQLVAYVGEDEFFAGARSYFRTHAWGNTTLADFLTALEETSGRDLKSWSADWLETSGVNTLRPAIETDADGVITSFAVLQEAAPGFPTLRPHRIAIGLYDGAERVARVEVDVVGARTEVPALVGRVRAPLILLNDDDLTYAKVRFDPESWRTLLDSLGTIDSSLARALCWGAAWDMTRDGELSARDYLDLVLRHAGRESDVGVVQKLHTQVKTGLDHYTDPALRAEALHRLATGAAEELRAAPAGGDHQLAWARCLASASATPDELAFLRELLSGGQEVPGLAMDTELRWAMLRALCAGGAADEPEIAAELGRDGTAAGRRHAIECRAARPTAEAKAEAWHLAVDSDELPNATLGAVIAGFATAGQEELTDPYVDRYFAALTPVWRDRSIEIARRIVVGLYPSGRIDPDTLRRTDEWLAAAEPVPALRRLVLECRDDVARALRARGRDRRN; this is encoded by the coding sequence GTGCCCGGCAGGAATCTGACCCGCGAGGAGGCCCGCGAGCGGGCCCGGATCCTGAGCGTCGAGGACTACGACGTCAGGCTCGACGTCAGCACCGACAGCACGGAGACGTTCCACTCCGAGACGGTGCTCCGTTTCGGATGCCGAGAGGCGGGTGCGGCCACGTTCGTGGACCTGCTCGCCCCGGAAGTACACGAGGTCGTGCTCAACGGCCGGGTACTCGATCCCGCCGAGGTCTTCGACGGCACCCGCGTACTGCTGACCGACCTCGTCGAGGGCGCCAACGAACTGCGCGTACTCGCCTCGTGCGCCTACAGCCGCACCGGCGAGGGTCTGCACCGCTTCGTCGACCCGGTCGACGATCGCGTCTACCTCTACACCCAGTACGAACCGGCCGACTCGCGCCGGGTGTTCGCCAACTTCGAGCAGCCCGACCTCAAGGCCTCGTTCCGGTTCTCGATCACCGCCCCGGCCGACTGGCGGGTGGTGTCGAACTCGACCACCCCCACCCCGGAGCCGGTCCGCGACGGGGTGGCCCGCTGGGACTTCGCCCCCACGCCGCGGATCTCCACCTACCTGACCGCGATAGTCGCCGGTCCGTACCACGCGGTCTTCGACAGCTACACGAGCGAGGCCGGCCTGGTCGTCCCGCTCGGCGGCTTCTGCCGCGCGTCGCTGGCCGAGTCGTTCGACCACGAGGAGATCTTCGCGGTCACCAAGCAGGGCCTGGACCTGTTCCACGACCGGTTCGGCTTCCCCTACCCGTTCGGGAAGTACGACCAGCTCTTCGTGCCCGAGTACAACCTCGGCGCGATGGAGAACCCGGGCGCGGTCACCTTCACCGAGGAATACGTCTTCCGCTCCAAGGTCACCGACTCCGCGTACGAGGGCCGCGCCAACGTGCTCCTGCACGAGATGGCGCACATGTGGTTCGGCGACCTGGTCACCCCGCGCTGGTGGGACGACCTGTGGCTGAAGGAGTCCTTCGCGGACTTCATGGGCTCCTACGCGCAGGGCGCGGCGACCCGCTGGACCGACGCCTGGACCAGCTTCGCCGCCCGCCGCAAGGACTGGGCGTACCGCCAGGACCAGTTGCCCACCACCCACCCGATCGTGGCGGTGATCAACGACCTGGAGGACGCCAAGCTCAACTTCGACGGGATCACCTACGCCAAGGGCGCCTCGGTGCTCAAGCAGCTGGTCGCCTACGTCGGCGAGGACGAGTTCTTCGCGGGCGCCCGGTCCTACTTCCGCACGCACGCCTGGGGCAACACCACCCTCGCCGACTTCCTCACCGCCCTGGAGGAGACCTCCGGCCGGGACCTGAAGTCCTGGTCGGCGGACTGGCTGGAGACCTCCGGCGTCAATACGCTGCGGCCGGCGATCGAGACCGACGCCGACGGGGTGATCACCTCCTTCGCCGTGCTCCAGGAGGCCGCGCCGGGCTTCCCGACGCTGCGCCCGCACCGGATCGCGATCGGCCTGTACGACGGCGCCGAGCGCGTCGCCCGGGTCGAGGTGGACGTGGTGGGCGCGCGCACCGAGGTACCGGCGCTGGTCGGCCGCGTCCGCGCCCCGCTGATCCTGCTCAACGACGACGACCTCACCTACGCGAAGGTGCGCTTCGACCCCGAGTCGTGGCGGACCCTGCTCGACTCGCTCGGCACGATCGACTCCTCGCTGGCCCGCGCGCTGTGCTGGGGCGCGGCGTGGGACATGACCCGCGACGGCGAGCTGTCCGCCCGCGACTACCTGGACCTGGTGCTGCGGCACGCCGGCCGGGAAAGCGACGTGGGCGTGGTGCAGAAGCTGCACACCCAGGTCAAGACCGGCCTGGACCACTACACCGATCCGGCGTTGCGGGCCGAGGCGCTGCACCGGCTCGCGACCGGCGCCGCCGAGGAGCTGCGGGCCGCGCCGGCCGGCGGCGACCACCAGTTGGCCTGGGCCCGCTGCCTGGCCTCGGCCTCCGCGACGCCCGACGAACTCGCCTTCCTGCGCGAGCTGTTGTCCGGCGGGCAGGAGGTCCCCGGGCTGGCCATGGACACCGAGCTGCGCTGGGCCATGTTGCGCGCGCTGTGCGCGGGCGGCGCCGCCGACGAACCCGAGATCGCCGCCGAACTCGGGCGCGACGGCACCGCCGCGGGCCGGCGGCACGCGATCGAGTGCCGCGCCGCACGGCCCACCGCCGAGGCCAAGGCCGAGGCCTGGCACCTGGCGGTCGACAGCGACGAACTGCCCAACGCCACGCTCGGCGCGGTGATCGCCGGCTTCGCCACCGCCGGCCAGGAGGAGCTGACCGACCCGTACGT
- a CDS encoding aldehyde dehydrogenase family protein, which translates to MSKAYDTIYIDGAWTAPSSTETIDVVDPNTEQVVATVPQCTPADVDLAVAAARRAFPGWAATAPAERAALLTKARDLLAERTDAMAEVITADMGAPAWLASRVQVGLPLTVLASYIALAEEFPWEEHAGTSLVVREPVGVVGAITPWNYPLHQITNKLAPALIAGCTVVVKASEVAPQAAHLFFEILHDAGFPPGVVNLVSGTGPVVGEAIAAHPDVDMVSFTGSTRAGTRVSELASATVKRVALELGGKSANVILPGADLDKAVRAGVDGAYRNSGQTCSALTRMLVHRDDLPRAVEVATAAAEASAQRLGPLVNATQFERVRGYIAKGLAEGATLATGGAELPEGVEVGYHVRPTVFTDVTPEMTIAREEIFGPVLSIMAYDTEEEAERIANDTPYGLSGAVWAPTREAAVAFARRLRTGQVEINGGAFNPIAPFGGYKQSGNGRELGRHGLEEYLEVKALQF; encoded by the coding sequence ATGAGCAAGGCTTACGACACCATCTACATCGACGGCGCGTGGACGGCGCCTTCGTCCACCGAGACCATCGACGTCGTCGACCCCAACACCGAACAGGTCGTGGCGACGGTGCCGCAGTGCACACCCGCCGACGTGGACCTTGCCGTGGCCGCGGCCCGGCGGGCCTTCCCCGGCTGGGCCGCGACCGCCCCGGCCGAGCGGGCCGCGTTGTTGACCAAGGCCCGGGACCTGCTCGCGGAGCGCACGGACGCGATGGCCGAGGTGATCACCGCGGACATGGGCGCGCCGGCCTGGCTGGCCTCGCGGGTGCAGGTCGGCCTGCCGCTGACGGTGCTCGCGAGCTACATCGCGCTCGCCGAGGAGTTCCCGTGGGAGGAGCACGCCGGGACCTCGCTGGTGGTGCGCGAACCGGTCGGCGTGGTCGGCGCGATCACGCCGTGGAACTACCCGCTGCACCAGATCACCAACAAGCTCGCCCCGGCGCTGATCGCGGGCTGCACCGTGGTGGTCAAGGCCAGCGAGGTGGCGCCGCAGGCCGCGCACCTGTTCTTCGAGATCCTGCACGACGCGGGTTTCCCGCCGGGTGTGGTGAACCTGGTCTCCGGCACCGGTCCGGTGGTGGGCGAGGCGATCGCGGCGCACCCGGACGTGGACATGGTCTCGTTCACCGGCTCGACCCGGGCCGGCACCCGGGTGTCGGAGTTGGCGTCGGCGACGGTCAAGCGGGTCGCGCTCGAACTCGGCGGCAAGTCCGCCAATGTGATCCTGCCGGGCGCCGATCTGGACAAGGCGGTCCGGGCGGGCGTCGACGGCGCGTACCGCAACAGCGGCCAGACGTGCAGCGCGCTGACCCGGATGCTGGTGCACCGCGACGACCTGCCGCGCGCGGTCGAGGTGGCCACCGCCGCCGCCGAGGCGTCGGCGCAGCGGCTCGGCCCGCTGGTCAACGCGACCCAGTTCGAGCGGGTGCGCGGCTACATCGCCAAGGGACTGGCGGAGGGGGCGACGCTGGCCACGGGCGGTGCGGAACTGCCCGAGGGGGTCGAGGTCGGCTACCACGTGCGGCCCACCGTGTTCACCGACGTGACCCCGGAGATGACCATCGCGCGCGAGGAGATCTTCGGGCCGGTGTTGTCGATCATGGCCTACGACACCGAGGAGGAGGCCGAGCGGATCGCCAACGACACCCCGTACGGCCTGTCCGGCGCGGTGTGGGCGCCGACCCGGGAGGCGGCGGTGGCGTTCGCCCGCCGGCTGCGTACCGGGCAGGTGGAGATCAACGGCGGCGCGTTCAACCCGATCGCGCCGTTCGGCGGGTACAAGCAGTCGGGCAACGGGCGTGAGCTGGGGCGCCACGGGCTCGAGGAGTACCTGGAGGTCAAGGCGCTGCAGTTCTGA
- a CDS encoding biotin transporter BioY: MSTALLDTRRPVLADLVPARAFRGAAVRDAALVVGASAFVGLAAQISVPVPGSPVPVTGQTFAVLLAGSALGAWRGLAAMVLYLGLGAAGMPWFAEGTSGTGFPTLGYVFGMVLAATAAGFLAQRGTDRSPLRTAGTMLLGNAVIYAAGLTYLAHDLGISMSQAYEIGMRNYLFGDAVKIALAMALLPSAWKLVGRRG, from the coding sequence GTGAGCACTGCCCTTCTCGACACGCGCCGCCCCGTTCTGGCCGACCTCGTCCCGGCCCGCGCCTTTCGCGGCGCGGCCGTCCGTGACGCCGCGCTGGTCGTCGGCGCGTCCGCGTTCGTCGGCCTCGCCGCCCAGATCTCCGTCCCGGTGCCCGGCTCGCCGGTGCCGGTGACCGGCCAGACCTTCGCCGTCCTGCTCGCCGGCAGCGCGCTCGGCGCCTGGCGCGGGCTCGCCGCGATGGTGCTCTACCTGGGCCTGGGCGCGGCCGGGATGCCCTGGTTCGCGGAGGGCACCTCCGGGACCGGTTTCCCGACCCTGGGCTACGTGTTCGGCATGGTGCTCGCGGCGACCGCGGCCGGCTTCCTGGCCCAGCGCGGCACCGACCGCAGCCCGCTGCGCACCGCGGGCACGATGCTCCTGGGCAACGCGGTGATCTACGCGGCGGGCCTCACCTACCTCGCGCACGACCTGGGCATCTCGATGTCCCAGGCGTACGAGATCGGCATGCGCAACTACCTCTTCGGCGACGCGGTCAAGATCGCGCTGGCGATGGCGCTGCTGCCCAGCGCCTGGAAGCTGGTCGGCCGGCGCGGCTGA
- a CDS encoding Fpg/Nei family DNA glycosylase has product MPEGHTIHRLAAEHLERFGEVPLRLSSPQGRFAESAALLDGERLVDTDAHGKHLFLEFPGERFVHVHLGLYGQFSFGEGEKLPEPVGQVRLRMAAKVPGGASWADLRGPTACRLLERAEKDAVHARLGPDPLRDDADPAAAWRRIERSAKPIGALLMEQDVLAGVGNVYRAEVLFRFGVDPKLPGKRLARATWDAMWADLVALMHEGVRLGRIDTVRPEHTPEAMGREPRKDDHGGEVYVYRRTDAPCLICETPVRTAELVGRNLFWCPTCQPSA; this is encoded by the coding sequence GTGCCCGAGGGCCACACCATTCACCGTCTCGCCGCCGAGCACCTGGAGCGCTTCGGCGAGGTGCCGCTGCGGCTGAGCAGTCCGCAGGGGCGCTTCGCGGAGAGCGCCGCGCTGCTCGACGGGGAGCGTCTGGTGGATACCGACGCGCACGGGAAGCACCTGTTCCTGGAGTTCCCCGGCGAGCGCTTCGTGCACGTGCACCTGGGCCTCTACGGACAGTTCTCCTTCGGCGAGGGCGAGAAGTTGCCGGAGCCGGTCGGCCAGGTCCGGCTGCGGATGGCCGCGAAGGTGCCCGGTGGGGCGAGTTGGGCGGATCTGCGCGGGCCGACCGCGTGCCGGCTCCTGGAGCGGGCCGAGAAGGACGCGGTACACGCCCGGCTCGGCCCCGATCCGCTGCGCGACGACGCCGACCCCGCCGCGGCCTGGCGGCGGATCGAGCGCAGCGCGAAGCCGATCGGCGCGCTGCTGATGGAGCAGGACGTGCTCGCGGGTGTGGGCAACGTCTACCGCGCCGAGGTGCTGTTCCGCTTCGGGGTGGATCCCAAGCTGCCGGGCAAACGGCTGGCGCGGGCCACCTGGGACGCGATGTGGGCCGACCTGGTGGCGCTGATGCACGAGGGCGTGCGGCTGGGCCGGATCGACACGGTGCGGCCCGAGCACACCCCCGAGGCGATGGGTCGCGAGCCGCGCAAGGACGACCACGGCGGCGAGGTGTACGTATACCGGCGCACCGACGCCCCCTGCCTGATCTGTGAAACCCCGGTGCGGACCGCCGAGTTGGTCGGGCGGAATCTGTTCTGGTGTCCCACCTGCCAGCCGTCGGCGTAA
- a CDS encoding energy-coupling factor ABC transporter permease: MHIAEGYLPWEHAAAWGVASAPFVVHGARALTREVRNRPENTLLLGASGAFSFVLSALKIPSVTGSCSHPTGTGLGAILFRPPIMAVLGTITLLFQALLLAHGGLTTLGANVFSMAIVGPWAGYGAYRLARSLLDRRGGTMPLDVAVFAGAFVADLSTYCVTSVQLALAFPDPDSGFPGALAKFGGIFSLTQIPLAISEGLLTVLVVRLLRQSSRGDLIRLGVLTDARPVREEEKSK; the protein is encoded by the coding sequence ATGCATATCGCCGAGGGCTATCTGCCCTGGGAACACGCCGCCGCCTGGGGCGTCGCGTCTGCCCCGTTCGTCGTCCACGGCGCCCGCGCGCTCACCCGCGAGGTGCGCAACCGGCCCGAGAACACCCTGCTGCTCGGCGCGTCCGGCGCCTTCTCGTTCGTGCTGTCCGCGCTGAAGATCCCATCCGTCACCGGTAGTTGCTCGCATCCCACCGGCACCGGTCTGGGCGCCATCCTGTTCCGGCCGCCGATCATGGCGGTGCTCGGCACGATCACCCTGCTCTTCCAGGCGCTGTTGCTCGCCCACGGCGGGTTGACCACGCTCGGCGCGAACGTGTTCTCGATGGCGATCGTCGGCCCCTGGGCCGGCTACGGCGCATATCGACTCGCCCGCTCGCTCCTGGACCGGCGCGGCGGCACCATGCCGCTGGACGTCGCGGTGTTCGCCGGCGCGTTCGTCGCGGACCTGAGCACCTACTGCGTCACCAGCGTGCAACTCGCCCTCGCCTTCCCCGACCCGGACAGCGGATTCCCGGGCGCGCTGGCCAAGTTCGGCGGCATCTTCTCGCTCACCCAGATCCCGCTGGCGATCAGCGAGGGCCTGTTGACGGTCCTGGTGGTGCGCCTGCTGCGGCAGTCCAGTCGCGGTGACCTGATCCGCCTCGGCGTGCTGACCGACGCGCGGCCCGTGCGCGAGGAGGAGAAGAGCAAGTGA